A genomic region of Nostoc sp. UHCC 0702 contains the following coding sequences:
- a CDS encoding SagB/ThcOx family dehydrogenase → MPQNLNLSKAYHDATKHSYLSVQMNPNYVDASTQPSAFKVYPKFYRRVQLNVNNPIHSFIWLTSAVTLEKVYKDVSYKLRVNPSAGALYPTEVYVQIRGMQGILDGVYHLEVENNCLTLIYELIDDGLESYVIPTKCISGFIFLISCVYYRSSWKYQDRSMRYCFLDSGHHLGAIAASAYLHDKDIQLIFDFDKLALNTDLGFENKEFITACAISGEVQDKQTRRLRLKVPFVCGTDYFEANQFIETSYKTTALQQSYQQQLKQTQLKFDRDKFSQTILNRRSCRRFRKKFISQEEYLYIWQQLEQPLPTENYEEIDIYSVVHRVEGMSPGLYKGKHLLKAGDFSEQTGYLCINQAIARDCAVTLFFVSDYKNYQTAMQIAGFLGQIIYLGSNYMAIQCSAIGAYYDDETQRFLDTTKDVLYAMAIGN, encoded by the coding sequence ATGCCACAAAATCTTAATCTAAGCAAAGCTTATCATGATGCCACTAAGCATTCTTACTTATCGGTGCAGATGAATCCAAATTATGTAGATGCATCAACTCAACCATCTGCATTTAAAGTTTATCCCAAATTTTATAGACGCGTGCAATTAAATGTCAATAATCCTATCCATTCTTTTATCTGGTTAACTAGTGCAGTCACCCTTGAGAAGGTATATAAGGATGTGTCTTATAAACTACGTGTAAATCCTTCAGCAGGCGCTCTCTATCCCACAGAAGTTTATGTACAGATTCGAGGTATGCAAGGAATATTAGATGGTGTATATCATCTAGAAGTTGAGAATAATTGTCTAACACTAATCTATGAATTAATTGATGATGGCTTGGAGAGTTACGTTATACCGACCAAATGTATCAGCGGATTCATTTTTTTAATTAGTTGCGTTTATTATAGGTCTAGTTGGAAATATCAAGACAGGAGCATGAGATATTGCTTTTTGGATAGCGGACACCATTTAGGTGCGATCGCTGCATCAGCATATCTTCATGACAAGGATATACAGTTAATTTTCGACTTTGATAAACTTGCTCTCAATACTGATTTAGGCTTTGAGAATAAAGAGTTTATTACAGCTTGTGCAATTTCGGGAGAAGTGCAAGACAAGCAAACGAGACGCTTAAGGCTGAAGGTTCCTTTTGTCTGTGGTACTGATTATTTTGAAGCTAATCAATTTATTGAAACTAGCTACAAAACAACAGCATTGCAGCAGAGTTACCAACAGCAACTAAAGCAGACCCAGTTGAAATTTGATCGAGATAAATTTTCTCAGACTATTTTAAACAGACGTTCATGTAGACGTTTCCGGAAAAAGTTTATTTCTCAAGAAGAATATTTATATATATGGCAGCAACTTGAGCAGCCATTACCGACTGAGAACTATGAAGAAATAGATATTTACTCGGTTGTACATCGAGTAGAGGGGATGTCACCAGGGTTATATAAAGGTAAGCATCTGCTGAAGGCTGGTGATTTCAGCGAACAGACAGGTTACTTATGCATAAATCAAGCGATCGCGAGAGATTGTGCTGTAACTTTGTTTTTTGTGTCTGACTATAAAAATTATCAAACTGCTATGCAAATAGCTGGTTTCCTCGGACAAATAATTTATCTGGGTAGCAACTATATGGCAATTCAATGTAGTGCAATTGGTGCTTATTATGACGACGAAACTCAAAGATTCTTAGACACAACAAAAGATGTTCTCTATGCAATGGCAATTGGAAA
- a CDS encoding ankyrin repeat domain-containing protein, whose amino-acid sequence MNNLTDVTKQWLAAKGYSFEDLNQHGENGDTALMKATREGVYTVVKELIDVGADVNARNNDRNNALWFACFGNHYDLINLLLAAKINIDNQNDNGATVLMYAASAGKTEVVKLLLQHHPNLYLQNLDDYKAIDFASNVEVLRILKNATKS is encoded by the coding sequence ATGAATAATTTGACGGATGTCACAAAACAATGGTTGGCGGCAAAAGGTTACAGTTTTGAAGATTTAAATCAGCATGGTGAAAATGGCGACACAGCTTTGATGAAAGCTACAAGAGAAGGAGTTTACACAGTTGTTAAAGAACTGATTGATGTCGGTGCAGATGTAAATGCGAGAAATAATGATCGAAATAATGCTTTGTGGTTTGCTTGTTTTGGGAATCACTACGATTTAATTAACTTGCTGCTGGCGGCAAAAATTAATATTGATAACCAAAATGATAATGGTGCAACTGTTTTAATGTACGCAGCTTCGGCTGGAAAAACTGAAGTAGTGAAGTTACTTTTACAACATCATCCTAATCTATATTTACAAAATTTAGATGATTATAAAGCGATAGATTTTGCAAGTAACGTAGAAGTTTTAAGGATATTGAAAAATGCCACAAAATCTTAA